A single Thermosynechococcus vestitus BP-1 DNA region contains:
- a CDS encoding RNA polymerase sigma factor, RpoD/SigA family, which yields MVAIPIQPLSERPLTTDLVRQYLQEIGRVPLLTPSEELRLAEQVQQYQALLAVRDQSDDPQLKRYVAAVRERDRLRPLLGRPLSRAQWAAGLKMSVAELQTCVQAGRQAWAKAANITLSELQHIERQGQRAKNQLLQANLRLVVNIAKKYQHHGVEFLDLIQEGSLGLERAVEKFDPTKGFRFSTYAYWWIRQSITRAVASQSRTIRLPIHMVEKLNKIKRAQRRLAAQRGAMPSLADIAQELNLEVSQVRQVLMAVPKSVALEQRVGSDQETELQELIESPAPTPDEVIMRESLRTTLKQLLSDLSPRERQVMELRYGLGEQPALELAEVAVLLGLSRERIRQIEHRALQKLRQPQRRREIQDYLEEFA from the coding sequence ATGGTGGCTATCCCCATTCAACCCTTGTCCGAGCGTCCATTGACAACGGATTTAGTACGGCAGTATTTGCAGGAAATTGGCCGTGTGCCCTTGCTCACCCCTAGCGAAGAACTGCGCCTTGCCGAACAGGTTCAGCAGTACCAAGCCCTGCTTGCAGTGCGAGATCAGTCGGATGATCCCCAGCTCAAACGCTACGTGGCGGCTGTTAGGGAGCGCGATCGCCTGCGGCCGCTGTTGGGGCGTCCCCTGAGCCGTGCCCAATGGGCTGCAGGACTCAAAATGAGTGTGGCTGAATTGCAAACCTGTGTGCAGGCGGGGCGTCAAGCTTGGGCAAAGGCAGCGAATATTACCCTCAGTGAACTTCAGCACATTGAGCGTCAAGGACAGCGGGCAAAAAACCAACTGCTGCAAGCTAACCTGCGCTTGGTGGTGAACATTGCCAAAAAATATCAACATCACGGCGTGGAATTTTTAGATTTGATCCAAGAGGGGAGTTTGGGTCTAGAACGTGCCGTTGAAAAATTCGATCCGACCAAGGGATTTCGCTTTAGCACCTATGCCTATTGGTGGATTCGCCAAAGTATCACCCGTGCCGTTGCTAGCCAAAGCCGTACAATCCGCCTACCCATTCACATGGTGGAAAAGCTCAATAAAATTAAGCGTGCCCAACGGCGTCTTGCGGCTCAACGGGGAGCGATGCCCAGTCTAGCGGACATTGCCCAAGAACTGAATCTTGAGGTGTCGCAGGTACGGCAGGTGCTGATGGCCGTTCCCAAATCCGTGGCCCTGGAACAGCGGGTTGGTTCCGACCAAGAAACGGAGTTGCAGGAGTTGATTGAATCCCCTGCCCCTACCCCCGATGAGGTGATCATGCGCGAATCCCTACGGACCACTTTGAAGCAACTGCTGAGTGATCTATCCCCCCGTGAGCGCCAAGTGATGGAACTGCGTTATGGCCTAGGGGAACAGCCGGCCCTTGAGCTAGCGGAAGTTGCGGTACTGCTGGGACTGAGTCGGGAGCGGATTCGCCAAATTGAGCACCGCGCCCTGCAAAAATTGCGGCAACCCCAACGGCGGCGGGAAATTCAAGACTATCTGGAGGAGTTTGCCTAG
- the ispE gene encoding 4-(cytidine 5'-diphospho)-2-C-methyl-D-erythritol kinase — MYRLLAPAKINLFLQIIGNCLDGSGYHELVMVMQAVSLMDRLELIPRRDREIKVHCTNPAVPCDQRNLAYKAAALLQQHFPDRDGVEIFIEKRIPLGAGLAGGSTNAAAVLVGLDLLWQLGLTQGELQTLAAQLGADVPFCLQGGTALALGRGEQLTPLADLQGLTVILGKYRSLSVATPWAYQTYRQEFAATYAQTPSEQEKARQEGGSAILLQAIQQHDIAPLAANLRNDLEKVVLPRYPLVAELKEQFLAAGAIASMMSGSGPTVFALAPSADEGYRIMQRVRRALPDPDLDLWVCECCPHGIQLETS; from the coding sequence GTGTATCGTCTGCTGGCGCCTGCCAAAATTAATCTCTTTTTACAAATTATTGGCAACTGTTTGGATGGCAGTGGTTACCACGAGCTAGTAATGGTCATGCAGGCGGTTTCCCTCATGGATCGCCTCGAACTGATTCCTCGGCGCGATCGCGAGATTAAGGTTCATTGCACGAACCCTGCCGTTCCCTGCGATCAGCGAAATCTGGCCTACAAAGCCGCAGCACTGCTCCAGCAGCATTTTCCGGATCGCGATGGTGTTGAAATTTTCATCGAAAAACGGATTCCTCTGGGGGCGGGCTTGGCGGGAGGGTCAACCAATGCCGCAGCGGTACTCGTGGGCTTAGATCTCCTGTGGCAGTTGGGGCTGACCCAAGGGGAATTGCAAACCTTGGCAGCGCAATTGGGGGCCGATGTTCCCTTCTGTTTGCAGGGAGGGACTGCCTTGGCTTTAGGGCGCGGCGAACAGTTGACTCCCCTGGCGGATCTACAGGGGTTAACGGTGATCCTAGGGAAGTATCGCTCCCTTAGTGTGGCCACCCCTTGGGCCTATCAAACCTATCGCCAGGAATTTGCCGCCACCTATGCCCAAACCCCCAGCGAACAGGAAAAAGCCCGCCAAGAGGGGGGATCCGCAATCCTGCTACAGGCCATTCAGCAGCATGATATTGCCCCATTGGCGGCCAACCTCCGTAATGATCTAGAGAAAGTGGTGTTGCCCCGCTATCCCTTGGTGGCAGAGTTAAAGGAGCAATTCCTGGCTGCGGGAGCGATCGCCAGCATGATGTCCGGATCTGGGCCAACGGTTTTTGCCCTAGCGCCCTCTGCCGATGAGGGCTACAGGATCATGCAACGGGTACGGCGCGCCCTACCAGACCCCGATCTTGATCTATGGGTCTGTGAGTGCTGTCCCCACGGCATTCAGTTGGAGACGTCCTAG
- a CDS encoding metal ABC transporter permease, translating into MVLERILELLQLPFMQRALWAGIFTGGMAGALGSFTILRQLSFFSDALGHSALLGISLGIILGLNPSLMLLPFAVVFALGVTYLLEHTRLWTDALLNIIYSGSLALAVVLLSLSDRYQGGLNNLLFGDILAVRPADLVMSGTLCTLVGLFLLLTLRVQLLITVNEALAVAQGAAVRRQRLLFITLLALVVAVSIKTVGVLLISAFVVIPACGARLWSRQFSQYVVLAALVGVGSAIVGMLVSAGMNWPSGPSIVVCQLAFFLISVALNLLPGAWVHRGQKSPTS; encoded by the coding sequence ATGGTGTTGGAACGGATCCTTGAGCTGTTGCAGTTGCCTTTTATGCAGCGAGCCCTGTGGGCAGGGATTTTTACGGGAGGGATGGCGGGTGCCCTCGGTAGCTTTACCATCCTGCGGCAACTGTCCTTTTTTAGTGATGCTTTGGGGCATTCGGCACTACTGGGAATCAGTTTAGGGATAATTCTGGGGCTGAATCCGTCGCTGATGTTGCTGCCCTTTGCGGTGGTTTTTGCCCTCGGCGTCACCTATTTACTCGAGCATACCCGGCTGTGGACTGATGCCCTCTTGAATATCATCTACTCAGGATCGTTAGCGCTAGCGGTGGTACTGCTCAGTTTGAGCGATCGCTACCAAGGGGGGTTGAATAACCTACTCTTTGGCGATATTTTGGCGGTGCGCCCAGCCGATCTGGTCATGAGTGGCACCCTCTGCACCCTTGTTGGCCTTTTCCTCCTGCTCACGTTGCGGGTGCAATTGTTAATCACGGTGAATGAGGCCTTGGCCGTGGCCCAGGGGGCGGCAGTGAGAAGGCAGCGTTTGCTCTTTATTACCCTATTAGCGTTGGTGGTGGCAGTCTCCATTAAGACAGTAGGGGTACTCCTGATCAGTGCCTTTGTCGTCATTCCCGCCTGTGGTGCCCGCCTTTGGAGTCGGCAATTTTCGCAGTACGTGGTCTTGGCAGCCCTCGTGGGGGTGGGCAGTGCCATTGTCGGCATGCTCGTGTCAGCAGGAATGAATTGGCCCTCTGGTCCCAGTATTGTTGTCTGTCAACTGGCGTTCTTTTTAATCTCAGTTGCGCTTAACTTACTGCCAGGGGCGTGGGTCCATAGAGGGCAGAAATCTCCAACAAGCTGA
- the tsaD gene encoding tRNA (adenosine(37)-N6)-threonylcarbamoyltransferase complex transferase subunit TsaD, whose protein sequence is MVRILAIETSCDETAAAVVRDRAIESNVIASQVCAHQPFGGVVPEVASRAHLENINGVITAAISEAGCDWSAIDAIAVTCAPGLVGSLLIGVTAAKTLALVHQKPLLGIHHLEGHLYASYLAEPTLEPPFLCLLVSGGHTSLIGVYGCGEYQLFGQTRDDAAGEAYDKVARLMGLGYPGGPLLDRWAQQGNPEAFDLPEGNIRLPDGKVHPYDASFSGLKTAVARLVAELRQTHPELPVADLAASFQKAVAQALTKRAIAAAVDHGFKTLAIGGGVAANSGLRQHLTAAAEPLGLRLIFPPLRLCTDNAAMIGCAAADHFQRGDRSPLDLTARSRLSLLEISALYGPTPLAVS, encoded by the coding sequence ATGGTAAGAATTCTGGCCATTGAAACCAGTTGCGATGAAACGGCGGCTGCCGTAGTGCGCGATCGCGCCATTGAAAGTAATGTGATTGCCTCGCAAGTGTGCGCCCATCAACCCTTTGGCGGTGTGGTGCCGGAGGTTGCCTCCCGTGCCCACTTAGAAAACATTAATGGGGTCATCACCGCAGCCATCAGTGAGGCCGGTTGCGATTGGTCTGCCATTGATGCCATTGCCGTCACCTGTGCCCCCGGCTTGGTAGGGTCGCTGCTCATTGGGGTTACGGCCGCAAAAACCCTTGCCCTTGTGCACCAAAAGCCCCTCTTGGGCATTCACCACCTTGAAGGCCACCTCTATGCCTCCTACTTAGCGGAGCCAACCCTTGAACCACCGTTTCTCTGCCTTTTGGTCTCTGGTGGGCATACCAGTCTCATTGGCGTTTATGGCTGTGGCGAGTACCAGCTTTTTGGGCAAACGCGGGATGATGCAGCAGGTGAAGCCTACGATAAGGTCGCACGGCTAATGGGCTTGGGGTATCCAGGGGGACCACTGCTCGATCGCTGGGCGCAGCAGGGGAATCCAGAGGCTTTTGATCTACCAGAGGGAAATATCCGCCTCCCAGATGGCAAGGTGCATCCCTACGATGCCAGTTTTAGTGGACTGAAAACCGCAGTGGCACGGCTGGTGGCGGAGCTACGTCAAACCCATCCTGAGTTGCCGGTGGCTGACCTCGCGGCCAGTTTTCAGAAGGCTGTGGCACAGGCCCTGACCAAGCGGGCGATCGCGGCAGCGGTGGATCATGGCTTCAAAACCCTAGCCATTGGGGGAGGAGTAGCGGCAAATTCTGGCCTGCGACAACACCTCACTGCGGCTGCTGAACCCTTGGGACTACGGTTAATTTTTCCGCCCCTGCGGCTGTGTACCGATAATGCGGCCATGATTGGCTGTGCCGCGGCCGATCACTTCCAGCGGGGCGATCGCTCCCCCTTGGACTTAACTGCGCGTTCACGCCTCAGCTTGTTGGAGATTTCTGCCCTCTATGGACCCACGCCCCTGGCAGTAAGTTAA
- a CDS encoding Rrf2 family transcriptional regulator has protein sequence MELSAKSEYALLALLEMSAAYEQGEPLQIRQIAAMHNIPDRYLEQLMATLRRKGLIRSQRGARGGYVLAKAPWQISILDVLNCIEGIESKLAQKPPDNGDLERSLIRSVWLEACKAANDVLKKYTLQDLCDRRQAYQQVDVMYYI, from the coding sequence GTGGAACTGTCTGCCAAAAGTGAGTACGCCCTCTTAGCGCTCTTGGAAATGTCAGCGGCCTATGAACAGGGGGAGCCGCTACAAATTCGCCAAATTGCTGCCATGCACAACATTCCCGATCGCTACCTGGAGCAACTGATGGCAACCCTCCGCCGCAAGGGTCTCATTCGCAGTCAGCGGGGTGCGCGGGGTGGCTACGTGCTCGCAAAAGCCCCTTGGCAAATCTCAATTTTAGATGTGCTCAACTGTATTGAGGGGATCGAGTCCAAGCTCGCGCAAAAGCCGCCCGACAACGGTGATCTGGAACGTAGCCTGATCCGCTCAGTGTGGCTTGAGGCCTGTAAAGCGGCCAATGATGTCTTGAAAAAGTACACCCTTCAGGATTTGTGCGATCGCCGCCAGGCTTACCAGCAGGTGGATGTCATGTACTACATCTAG